The genomic window aacatggcttgctgatcagagcaagtcaatcaaagtccatactttgttctcatacatggatcatatctcagattttatggcctcaagccatttcgtggaatctgggctcatcatcgcttcctcatagttcgtaggtttcatcatggtctagtaacatgacttccagaacatgattactgtaccactctggtgcggatcttactctggaagacctacgaggtttggcagcaacttgatctgaagtttcatgatcatcatcattaacttcctcactaattggtgtagtaatcactggaactgatttctgtgatgaactactttccaataagggagaaggtacaattacctcatcaagttctactttcctcccactcacttctttcgagagaaactccttctctagaaaggatccatttttagcaacgaatgctttgcctttggatttgtgatagaaggagtacccaacagtttcctttgggtattctatgaagacgcacttctccgatttgggttcgagcttatcaggttgaaactttttcatataagcatcgcaactccaaactttaagaaacgacagcttaggtttactgctaaaccatagttcatacggtgtcgtctcaacggatttagatggtgcccttttaaacgtgaatgcagctgtctctaatgcacaaccccaaaacaatagtggtaaaaccgataagagacatcatagatcgcaccatatccaataaagtgcagttatgacgttcggacacaccataacgttgtggtgttccacgtggcgtgagctgtgaaactattccacattgttttaattgaagaccaaactcgtaactcaaatattcgtctccgcgatcagatcgtagaaactttattttcttgttacgatgatttttccacttcactctgaaattctttgaacctttcaattatttcagacttatgtttcatcaagtagatatactcatatctgctcaattcatcttgtgaaggtcagaaaataacgatacccgccacgagcatcaacactcattggaccgcatacatcggtatgtattgtttccaataagtcagtagctcgttccattgttccagagaacggagttttagtcatcttgcccaaaaggcatggttcgcaagcatcaaatgattcataaccaagtgattctgaaaatccatctttatggagtttcttcatgcgctttacaccgatatgacccaaacggcagtgccacaaataagttgcactatcattatcaactttgcatcttttggcatcaatattatgaatatgtgtattactatgatcgagatccaccaaactattttcattgggtgtatgaccatcaaaggttttattcatttaaacagaacaacaattattctctgattttaaatgaataaccgtattgcaataaacatgatcaaatcatattcatgctcaacgcaaacgctaaataacatttatttaggtttaacactaatctcgaaaatatagggagtgtgtgatgatgatcatatcaatcttggaactatttccaacactcatcgtcacttcccctcaactagtctctgtttattatgtaactcctgtttcgagttactaatctttagcaaccgaacaagtattaaatactcaggggttactataaacactagtaaggcacacatcaaacacctgtatatcaaatatacccttgttcactttgccatccttcttatccaccaaatatttagggcatttccgcttccagtgaccatttcctttgcagtgtaagcactcagtttcaggctttggtctagctatgagcttcttcgcgggactgacaacttgattgtcattctacttgaagttccctttctatccctttgcccttttcttgaaactagtggtcttgtcaatcatcaacacttgatgctctttcttgatttctaccttcgtcgatttcaacatcacgaagagctcgggaatcgttttcgtcatcccttgcatactatagttcatcacaaagttctactaacttagtgatggtgactagagaactctgtcaatcactatcttatctggaagattaactcccacttgattcaagcgattgtagtacccagacaatctgagcacatgctcactagttgagcgattctcttccatcttttagcaatagaacttgttggagacttcatatctctcaactcgggtatttgcttgaaatattaacttcaattcctggaacatctcatatggtccatgacgttcaaaacgtctttgaagtcccgattctaagccgttaagcatggtgcactaatctatcaagtagtcatcatattgagctagccaaacgttcataacgtctgcatctgctcctgcaataggtctgtcacctagcggtgcattaaggacataattcttctgtgccgcaatgaggataaacctcagatcacggatccaatccgcatcattgctactaacatctttcaacacagttttctctaggaacatatcaaaataaacatatgaaagcaacaacgcgagctattgatctataacataatttgcaaaatactaccaggactaagttcatgataaatttaagttcaattaatcatattacttaagaactcccacttagacagacatctctctagtcatctaagtgattacgtgatccaaatcaactaaaccatgtccgatcatcacgtgagatggagtagtttcaatggtgaacatcactatgttgatcatatctactatatgattcacgttcgacctttcggtctctgtgttccgaggccatatctgtatatgctaggctcgtcaagtttaacctgagtattccgcgtgtgcaactgttttgcacccgttgtatttgaacgtagagcctatcacacccgatcatcacgtggtgtctcagcacgaagaactttcacaacggtgcatactcagggagaacacttcttgataattagtgagagatcatcttaaaatgctaccgtcaaactaagcaaaataagatgtataaaagataaacatcatatgcaatcaaaatatgtgacatgatatggccatgatcatcttgcgcctttgatctccatctccaaagtactgtcatgatctctatcgtcatcggcacgacaccatgatcttcatcatcttgatctatatcaatgtgttattttactatagaagtagtttatttttacgatagaagtagtttatttttagtaagtactactttattttatttatagtaagtgcttagtagttgaactagttgatttaataaaacaactttattttactatagaagtagtttatttttagtagtactattttattttatttatagtaagtgcttagtatttgaactagttgatttaatagaaCAACTTTATTTGACTATAGAAGCAATTTATTcttagcaaggaaattaatagaactagtttttttagttcaagcaattattcccgcatggacgtcgacgatgcctataccgcatcctcgtcgtcgactcagcggaggaggcctgcttgatcagaggggccatttccgggactgggctccgccgggttggtattgggaggtgctaccttccagggggcgtaggttggtgaggagccagtccatcattgacccgatccttgtttggtggcggtcgcgtgggccagtgacggtgccgaggcttccggacatcgcggaggtggtacgtcaccgtgtcagtgaggaggacgagcacgtctgtcgctacatggttgtgttggagggcaggttcgataaTACCTGGcaagttcttcagggatctcattggagctatgatcatttgatggttccttctctttgggtgtccaccgcccgcgctgatACCCGCCGGGCGCTACGATTCTAGCtatattagtgatgctatatgtatgatagtattcgaggtgtattagtgataatactcgacgatgtacgaacgcaagagatgatgtagtttttcttataattgaatgcatgctaatttgaatactcctttattttatgatttggttttgcttattgaatgctcaaattggaaaactacccctactttgaatgctaaaattggagagcactatgcaaggcgtatgcatttgattagtttataacttatagggtttttgtttttgcagaaatctaggagccccctccatcatccccgccgtcgtccccgtcaccacccccctccgacctcgaggtgagtcTAGCCAAATCTCCTTCAAGCGCTCGATATGTCTTTTTTTTAGAatgataattaaacgatattttgggttgactttaagtctgtcgagtctccacgaTATATTAGAGGAcaaagaatcctgactgttgtcgtgggggtagcttctcctttgttcccgtgtgctagacaatttggtgtaatgcactcgggaacgaaaggaggagctaccatcaccgacggtcgcaaatgtcagagaggaatcaatgaaggtgagtctccaccatatatatatatatatatatatatatatatatatatatatatatatgtatgtatgtatgtatgtatatgagaggatgaagaatcccgattgttgtcatgggggtagcttctccttcatttccgtgtgctagacaatttggtgtaatgcactcgggaatgaaaggaggagataccatcaccgacggtcgaatatgtacaccgcgtgagctgagagttttcaagaaaagactcgacaaaccgatagtcttAATATTTGAAAGTCTCCTGGGGGAGTGCGATGAAGTCTCCTGGGGGAGTGCGATTGGTGCCACgatgaccgaggtatgtgcgataggttccttcagctggacgaagatcggcgcttcagcattaagctcgaggagacattcgatgttgaaatggtacgcaacgacgacaagtgtttttttgtaattaagcacgacttcaactatttcaacgtgtacttttcatattttacaatttgactagcttatcccatgctatgcaagacgctatgtcttggagaggatgggttttaaagaccatgaaagtatggaaacaaagaaaattcacctaaggacccatcatgatatggattttgaagtaaatctgtacaattctgagagtgtaacccatttttgttgcaagaattgggaagcactttgcgagatatatggtttttatgagggtatgcttgtcaccatggatcttggtgagccTGACACCGccgaagacaatttggacatttgggtccttgttgatacgcttccaattcttcccctatgtgagcttctcaaacatagttattaagtaatttatattgtttattttaaaatagtgacagcttattttcattccccaaagaatgtgcggaagatggtagacaaaacccactacaccgatggctccgaatatTTATCAGAAGAAAAATCacctgatcgcattttgtactaatcttgagaattacaatatctacaatcaaactcctcgacattatggtcaatatgtgccactagtgcacgtgttgaactacggtaactaccatggagataccctggtaagattttttactattacgacatccgtgcatcttttgcatacttctaaaactagtacatcattgctaactacgaagttattactatgtttttcaacagataatcccgaatgattgtgtgcctcatctgatgtatcaacatggtcgccttgatgtcttgaacatacagccaggtcatcctacgaatctcaactgttcataccggatttctaaaagaagtggagacatgacaatcaagaaatggaaaaaaatgtatggacagttgtaaggaggttcttggaagcaaaggGAAGCGAAGTTCAAGAATTGGAGACAgaatgatctccattctccataatggagagtcagggtctatattgttttatgctattttaccttaaagagggtatttaggtcctacttaatactgatgatcatgagctaagaacaattaagtagggttggttcgatgactataaggatgatgatcgtatgacttgttattaataacgagtagaagttgtatgatgatgattagtaggacttgttattatgatgatgcatgatgcatgcgagcatgaagagttattatatatcagtgggtgaaatgaatatggattggattgaagtgaaggcaacatgcatgtggtgcatgtcgaaagtagtacaatccaaacttggtcaagttaggattagtattactttcgacatgcaccacatgttgccttcacttcaatcaaagccacgtttaggcatagcagtagcgttggtaaaccaagcacggagataagagagaacacttctctctattagctagctaacaacctaacttaacccccaaaacccctaaaccaccccctttcaaaaaaaacctcagctcctgccagctgctgacgcgtggatgccttttggtcccgttggtgccaccaaccgggaccaaaggccctcatgcctgggctcgccgcagtggccacgtggaggcccatctgtcccggttcatgtaagaaccgggagtaaaggcctagggctttagtaacgaccctttagtcccggacccacaaccgggacagatgggccttacgaaccgggacaaatggccctttttctactagtgtccaaaGATGTCAGATACGGCACCTGCCGTGAAAAGTCGGGTGGGATTGGTCCTGAAAAATTGTTATTCAACAGGTCCAGGCCTATCATGCTTGCACAATCATGAAGACCTTGATGAAATGCACCTTGAAGTCCTAGGTTGCCGAGAAGCAGAGAGAGAACCATGTTCTCATATGTGAACCAGCATTCCACACCAGTAAAGCGGCATATGAAACAGTCGGTTTCATTTTCAAAGTTCCAAGATGATTTGAGTACACTTTTGGGATCAATCACTGACTGTTGCATAGACTTCAGGCACCGAATATCTTGTTTAGTACAAAAGCACAATGTTAAGCTGTTTAGGAGGAGAAACAATAGGAGGAACTTGGTACCATCAGCCATCGCAAACATGGAGTGACACAAACAACTTGTCAGCCAAATCTTGCAGTTTATAACTTCCAGCGTCACCTGATCAAAACTTGCGTAAGAATACTTGATCACTCTACTTGGAAAAAGAAGAAATAATTTACTCAGAAAACTCACCAGTCGATCGATACAAAGCAGAAGCAGCTACCTGCAATAGTTGAAAGGGCACAACTcttaggccctgtttgtttgggcttttgcttctgcttttgcagCTTTTCCACTTTAGCCGAAAAGCTATAAAAGCTCCTAAATAGGTGCTTTTGGAGCTTTTATGGCTTTTGAAGCTCAAATAGGTTATATTGATTCATCAAAAGCCAAAAAAGCTTCAAAAGCACCTATTTAGGAGCTTTTATGGTTTTTTGGCCAAAGTGGAGAAGCtgcaaaagcaaaagcaaaagcccaaacaaacagggccttaAAGGGACAACTCCTCCACTAGAACACATACTTTTTCTTCATCCAATTAATTCCTCGCGGGTCCTACTGAATGGGAGAGTAGCTAGCACAAGGAAGAAAGATTGACCAGCTTACGATCCCACCCTAAGCAAGTAAGCAGTCAACGAAACTCGACACCAAAGAGAAAATAATGGTAGAACTTTCTGCGCTGATGCATCACATCaccgatttttttttcaaaacggaggcaTAAGCTTgtcctcatccattaattaagaaggAGAATGGAGTTTGTTTTTTACAGCACACATATTACATGAGGTCCATTACTCTCCCGACATTATGCTACCCAATTTGTGTGCACCTGCAGTAACCCAAAGTCTAGCTTCTCTTTTGATGGTGTCGAAGATGACCGGCGCAGGTGTTGACTTGTGCCTGAATATATGAGCAATTCTCTCATTCCAAATGGTCCACCCAACTAGCATAGTGAGGGATGCCATGGCCTTTCTATTGGGGATGTTGCTTCCAGACATGTTTCTCCACCAAAGCGAGAGAGAGTGCAAATTGTCCCAAGTTGACATGTCAATCATATGGAGACCAATCCAATTTTGAATGAGGTTCCAAATCCTAAGGGTGAAGCGACACTTGTAGAAAAGATGGGCTCCATTTTCTTGCACACGCTGGCAAAGCGGACATAGTCCACAATTTTGCCAACCCCTCCTAGCGAGTCTGTCAGCCGTCCAAATCCTATTATGGGTTGCAAGCCAAGCAAAGAATTTCACCTTCGGCGGAGCCCAAGCGCCCCAAATGTAGCAGTGGAAGGTGGTGCCCatagatccaatgaattgtgcgTGATAAGTCGATGCCGATGAATAAAAACCACTTGTTGAGTGCTTCCAAACTATCTCGTCGATGGCATCCTCGCGTAGGTGGGTGTGGCGAATTTGCTCCCAAAGTGTGAGAAATTGTCTAAGGTGCTCCATGGTCAGAACcatatttttttagagaaaaggcatagaGCTCGACTTCAAATTaatgaagccatcaaccggccagggatACAGTGGTGTTGATACAAGGATACAAACTTGAGACAAGTAAGAAAAGTAGACAACAAGAACTAAGATGCTATAGGCCCTAGCACAGCTGccactgaagaaaacaacaagctcAATTCTAAGGTGAGATCCACGCCGAAGAGGATCATCGCGAGTAGAGGCCGTAGAGGCGCACCAGACGAAGGGTGAGAAGGACACCGCCACAGGAATGAGCATTGTCGCACATGTCAAGCCAACCAAGCTGAGAACGGGGGAGAGAGCACCATCTCTCCACACAAGTTGCCGAGGGGAGACCACCATCTCCACTCACCCCAAACCGGAGCACCACCACCGGCCAGCAACCTCACAGCGGCTCCGAACAGCGAACCACAACAACGGAGGCGGGACTGCGACCTCACACCCAACACCGATGGCGCCCAGCAGGAaacacaccgccgccgccgacgcagaTGACTCAGAGCACATCCACTATGCTCCACCCATCCCAAGGCGCCGTCTTCAAGAAGATCACGACGCTGGAGCGCCGCtggaggagtcctggattagggggtgtccggatgaccggactatgacctttggccagactcctggactatgaagatacaagattgaagacttcgtcccgtgtccggatgggactttccttggcgtggaaggcaagcttggcgatacggatatgtagatctcctcccattgtaaccgactctgtgtaaccctagccctctctaatgtctatataaaccggagggttttagtccgtaggacgaacaacaatcatatcataggctagcttctagggtttagcctctccgatctcgtggtagatccactcttgtactacccatatcatcaatattaatcaagaaggagtagggttttacctccatcgagagggcccaaacctgggtaaaaacatcgtgtcccttgtctcctgttaccatccacctagacgcacagttcgggaccccctacccgagatccgccggttttgacaccgacattggtgctttcattgagagttcctctgtgtcgtcacctttaggcccgatggctcctccgatcatcaacaacaatgcggtccagggtgagacttttctccccagacggatcttcgtattcggcggctttgcactgcgggccaattcgcttggccatctggagcagatcgaaagctacgcccctggccatcaggtcaggtttggaagtttgaactacacggatgacatccgcggagacttgatcttcgacgggttcgagccgcagccgagcgcaccgcactgtcacgatgggcatgatctagcactgccgccggatagtgcccaggaggccgccccagtgtccgctccgacccttagctcggagtcgactgagccaatcgaggatgggtggctggacatcgcctcgggggctgcaatctccatggcgatcgagccgaacaccagtcttgtcctttgcgaagcttgtgactccaaggtgccggactcctttccggactccgaaccttccgcgcccttgccgatcgaacccgattgggcgccgatcatggagttcacctctgcggacatatttcagcactcgcccttcggcgacattctgaattcactaaagtctctctctttatcgggagagccctggtcggactatggtcagcaaggttgggatgcagacaacgaagaaattcaaagcccacccaccacccactttgtagccattgtcgatgatttaaccgacatgctcaacttcgactccaaagacatcgacggtatggacgccgatgcaggagacgaccaagaaccagcgcttatagggcactggaaggccacctcgtcatatgacatatacatggtggacaccccaaaagaagggaatggcgacggaacaacggaggatgacccatccaagaagcagcctaagcgccggcgtcagcggcgccgctctaaatcccgccaaagcaaaaaacgGCGATTCTGGCATGGAAGATAATAACACCCcgtacagtgccgaagacaaccccctccagcaggattcagcacaggaggatggagaagccagccctcatgagagatcggcagacagagaggtagaggacgataattacatgattccctccgaggacgaggc from Triticum aestivum cultivar Chinese Spring chromosome 3B, IWGSC CS RefSeq v2.1, whole genome shotgun sequence includes these protein-coding regions:
- the LOC123066072 gene encoding probably inactive leucine-rich repeat receptor-like protein kinase At5g48380 — its product is MADGTKFLLLFLLLNSLTLCFCTKQDIRCLKSMQQSVIDPKSVLKSSWNFENETDCFICRFTGVECWFTYENMVLSLLLGNLGLQGAFHQGLHDCASMIGLDLLNNNFSGPIPPDFSRQVPYLTSLDLSYNRFSGSIPQNISIMTYLNLLNLQHNQLNGQIPP